The following coding sequences are from one Microbacterium sp. SORGH_AS_0969 window:
- the argF gene encoding ornithine carbamoyltransferase — translation MTRHLLRDDDLTPAEQAEILDLAIELKKDRWAQKPLAGPQTVAVIFDKSSTRTRVSFAVGIADLGGSPLIISTANSQLGGKETPSDTARVLERQVAAIVWRTYAQAGLEEMARGTRVPVVNALSDDFHPCQLLADLLTIREHKGELKGLTLSFFGDGQSNMAHSYVLAGVTAGMHVRVAAPTDYAPRADVIADAERIAAETGGSITLSDDPEAAASGADVIVTDTWVSMGKEEEKLARIRDLGGFKVTSELMALADDEAIFIHCLPADRGYEVDAEVIDGPQSVVWDEAENRLHAQKALLVWLLRQN, via the coding sequence GTGACCCGCCACCTGCTGCGCGACGACGACCTGACCCCGGCCGAACAGGCCGAGATCCTCGACCTCGCGATCGAGCTGAAGAAGGACCGCTGGGCGCAGAAGCCGCTCGCGGGCCCGCAGACCGTCGCGGTGATCTTCGACAAGTCCTCGACCCGCACGCGCGTCTCGTTCGCCGTCGGTATCGCCGATCTCGGCGGGTCGCCGCTGATCATCTCGACCGCGAACAGCCAGCTCGGCGGCAAGGAGACGCCCTCCGACACCGCCCGAGTGCTGGAGCGTCAGGTCGCCGCGATCGTGTGGCGCACCTACGCGCAGGCGGGGCTCGAAGAGATGGCGCGCGGAACGCGCGTCCCGGTCGTCAACGCCCTCAGCGACGACTTCCACCCCTGCCAGCTCCTCGCCGACCTGCTCACGATCCGCGAGCACAAGGGCGAGCTGAAGGGGCTCACGCTGTCGTTCTTCGGCGACGGCCAGAGCAACATGGCCCACTCGTACGTGCTCGCGGGCGTCACCGCGGGCATGCACGTCCGCGTCGCGGCTCCCACGGACTACGCGCCGCGCGCCGACGTGATCGCGGATGCCGAGCGGATCGCCGCCGAGACCGGCGGATCGATCACCCTCAGCGACGACCCCGAGGCCGCGGCATCCGGGGCCGACGTCATCGTCACCGACACGTGGGTGTCGATGGGCAAGGAAGAGGAGAAGCTCGCGCGGATCCGCGATCTGGGCGGATTCAAGGTCACGAGCGAGCTCATGGCCCTCGCCGACGACGAGGCGATCTTCATCCACTGCCTTCCCGCCGACCGCGGCTACGAGGTCGACGCCGAGGTCATCGACGGCCCCCAGAGCGTTGTGTGGGACGAGGCCGAGAACCGGCTCCACGCCCAGAAGGCGCTGTTGGTGTGGCTTCTGCGCCAGAACTGA